In one window of Nicotiana tabacum cultivar K326 chromosome 12, ASM71507v2, whole genome shotgun sequence DNA:
- the LOC107800417 gene encoding G-type lectin S-receptor-like serine/threonine-protein kinase At4g27290 yields MEAINIHFFLFFILILYGAADTIPVDQPLTDGNTIISSGGKFELGFFSPGTSRKRYIGIWFSKVSVQTVVWVANGDSPLNDRDGMLNFTRQGILTLFNGSGHVIWSSNATRRVKNSKAQLLDSGNLVVRDATVNYLWQSFDYPSDTSLPGMKVGIDLKTGFHRSLWSWKSTNDPSRGEFTWTFDPRGFPQPFIMNGSTERHRFGPWNGRGFASAPSRLPSPGYKYIYVSDPEKISIMYQLTDSSIFARVVMQLDGVLQLSIWNNQTQNWDNYFGSAPADNCDIYSRCHAYSLCNNGNSSICSCLDQFEPKNPTEWARENWTSGCVRKATLNCQKEVKFLKYPGIKLPDTRFSWYDQGVNLSACEELCLRNCSCVAYANPDITGTNEGCLLWFDELIDIRDLGASGQDIYIKLDSSQSENSSVEKVKKLRISLPLAASILLLAVCLILYINQKKKKKKDQDQIRFGEGKGRKISEMFYTNESKDEVPDLPLFDFATILDATDNFSLNYKLGEGGFGPVYKGVLKERQEIAVKRLSRYSAQGTDEFMNEVIFIAKLQHRNLVKLLGCCIQAEETMLIYEYMPNSSLDWFLFDRDRSLLLDWPKCFHIINGIVRGLLYLHQDSRLRIIHRDLKPSNVLLDIDMNPKISDFGTARSFGGNETAARTTRVVGTYGYMSPEYAAEGKFSVKSDVFSFGVLVLEILSGKRNRGFFHPDHHHNLLGHVWILFREGRSLELINAHLRESSNLSEVQRSVHVGLLCVQHCPEDRPSMASVLLMLSSDIPLPLPKEPGFFTGRSQSSKADSESSVNEISITMLEAR; encoded by the exons ATGGAAGCCATAAATATtcatttcttcttgtttttcataTTGATTCTTTATGGTGCCGCAGATACCATACCAGTAGATCAGCCTTTAACGGATGGAAACACCATTATTTCATCAGGTGGAAAgtttgagttgggatttttctcCCCTGGCACATCCAGGAAAAGGTACATCGGAATATGGTTCAGCAAAGTTTCTGTACAGACAGTGGTATGGGTTGCTAATGGAGACAGTCCACTCAATGATAGAGATGGTATGCTAAATTTTACAAGACAAGGAATTCTTACTCTTTTTAATGGTtctggtcatgtcatttggtcCTCCAATGCCACCAGACGTGTGAAAAATTCAAAGGCGCAGCTTCTTGATTCAGGCAATCTTGTTGTTCGAGATGCAACTGTCAATTACTTGTGGCAGAGTTTTGACTATCCCAGTGACACATCTTTGCCTGGAATGAAGGTTGGAATCGATCTTAAGACTGGTTTTCATCGTTCCCTCTGGTCATGGAAGAGCACAAATGACCCTTCCAGGGGTGAGTTTACTTGGACATTCGATCCTCGTGGATTCCCACAGCCATTTATAATGAACGGTTCCACTGAACGCCACAGGTTTGGACCATGGAATGGTCGAGGATTTGCTAGTGCACCATCTCGGCTACCAAGTCCtggttataaatatatatatgtatccgATCCTGAGAAAATATCTATCATGTATCAGCTCACAGACAGCTCTATCTTTGCAAGGGTAGTGATGCAACTAGATGGGGTTCTACAGCTTTCAATATGGAATAATCAAACACAGAATTGGGATAATTACTTTGGTAGCGCACCAGCAGATAACTGTGACATTTACAGTCGGTGTCACGCATATAGTTTGTGCAATAATGGCAACTCTTCAATCTGCAGCTGTTTGGATCAGTTTGAACCCAAAAACCCAACAGAATGGGCAAGGGAAAATTGGACAAGTGGCTGTGTTAGAAAGGCAACATTGAATTGCCAAAAGGAAGTTAAATTCCTGAAGTATCCGGGCATCAAGTTGCCAGACACTCGTTTTTCCTGGTACGATCAAGGAGTGAATCTTAGTGCATGCGAGGAATTGTGCTTGAGAAACTGTTCATGTGTCGCATATGCAAATCCAGACATAACAGGGACAAATGAAGGCTGCTTGCTTTGGTTTGATGAGCTGATCGACATCAGAGATCTTGGTGCTAGTGGACAAGATATCTATATAAAGTTGGACTCTTCCCAATCAG AGAACTCCAGCGTAGAGAAAGTAAAGAAATTGAGAATCAGCTTGCCGTTGGCAGCATCGATTCTTCTCTTAGCAGTGTGTTTGATCTTGTACAtaaatcaaaagaagaagaagaagaaggatcaGGATCAGATACGTTTTGGCGAAG gaaaaggaagaaagatcTCTGAAATGTTCTACACCAATGAAAGTAAAGATGAAGTTCCAGATTTACCATTGTTTGATTTTGCGACCATCTTGGATGCTACCGATAACTTTTCACTGAACTACAAGCTTGGAGAGGGTGGTTTTGGTCCTGTTTATAAG GGTGTGCTGAAAGAGAGACAAGAAATTGCAGTCAAGAGACTTTCAAGATACTCGGCCCAAGGGACTGATGAGTTCATGAATGAAGTTATCTTCATTGCCAAACTGCAGCATCGGAATCTTGTTAAGCTTCTTGGTTGCTGTATTCAAGCAGAAGAAACAATGTTGATTTATGAATACATGCCTAACAGTAGTTTGGATTGGTTCCTTTTTG ATAGAGATCGGAGCTTACTACTTGATTGGCCTAAGTGCTTCCATATTATTAATGGAATTGTGCGAGGACTTCTCTATCTTCATCAAGACTCAAGATTGCGGATAATCCACAGAGATCTTAAACCTAGCAATGTTTTGTTAGATATTGATATGAACCCAAAGATATCGGACTTTGGAACGGCAAGAAGTTTCGGAGGAAATGAGACTGCAGCAAGGACAACCAGAGTGGTTGGAACATA TGGCTACATGTCTCCAGAGTATGCAGCAGAAGGAAAATTTTCAGTGAAATCAGATGTATTTAGCTTTGGAGTTCTGGTACTGGAGATTTTAAGCGGGAAGAGAAATAGAGGGTTCTTCCATCCAGACCATCACCATAATCTTTTGGGACAT GTGTGGATCCTCTTCAGAGAAGGCAGGAGTTTGGAACTAATTAATGCACATCTAAGGGAGTCAAGCAACCTGTCTGAAGTGCAACGATCAGTCCATGTAGGTCTATTGTGCGTGCAGCACTGTCCAGAAGATAGGCCTAGTATGGCATCAGTTTTGCTGATGTTGTCTAGTGACATTCCATTGCCGTTACCTAAAGAGCCAGGTTTTTTTACTGGTAGGAGTCAATCCAGTAAAGCTGACAGCGAAAGTTCTGTAAATGAAATAAGCATCACAATGTTGGAAGCTAGATAG